A stretch of DNA from Pyxicephalus adspersus chromosome 5, UCB_Pads_2.0, whole genome shotgun sequence:
TTAGGTTTTGGCAATTGGTGTCACCAAGACAGAGTATATCTCTTAAATGGGGATATATATGTACAACAATACACATGTAACATGGGTTCTAACCACACTATGAAGAActaaaagttttgactttagaaACATGGTAATTTAGCAATTCAGTGCCATAACAGCTTTAAGcttaaaaatgaaatatccaCAATAATCAAAAACCATCAAATACAGCATGATCTTCAAATGACAATATTGTTTCCATGTTctcgttttatttattttcagactTTAATTAGTAGGTTAAATGCTAGTTTTctacaaattgattttttaaatttaaaaatgcattgaatTCCCAGGTATCCTCTTGAATTATAGATGCATATGATTTCCAGGCTGTCTCATTTACTTGCGAGGCTGATGAATGTGTTGGTTAAAATGTTGGGCTGGAGGTATCTTCTCCACAGAAGGATGTGGTTTTTGATGAGCAACTTGAGCAGCGGCAGGAGGAAAGTCCTTGTCTCCCTGTAAATAGTAGTAAATTTCCTTTTCATCATACATTTAGTATGTGAACAAAACATAAgaattaaaaatgtcatttttcctACAGCCCACAAAATGGgatacaggtagcccccgagttaaggacagGCGACCCTGCTTTTCTCCTGTGCAGTAAGGAGGATTGATGGAGGaaaggggcggtttgcatgacttgcagaagaaatcttttactaaggttgtgggtgattttaaagcgtacctaaactcagaaatctcactctacataaaagggtagacaacccttttgtcaagtaaaaattccattttttttgtttgttttttttaaagagtgcagcaccgccacctagtcgatcgagaatgaatgggagcgcaaagcctccctggatacctacatcaggtattccgggaggctcttggatgcccgggcatgtgcagaaagagtcTTTTCGCTCAAAGaggaaaaatttgcagatctcaagTTTTTTTTCGCATCCTATgttacccgatctcgtgcctgggttggaTGACGTAGGGAGAAAAAACCGGaagcaaagatggcagcgcccagcgaGCTGACTCGCGGATGGGTGCCGGggcgacgcaggacccaatggaagggacctccggatggatcagactgccctgtgagattgaaggcaagtggattctttttgttttaggcacttttgggtttagttgctCTTTAAAATTTGAGTtgatctgcaacatcttgtaactcttaactaaaaacagccaaaaaaaaaaaaaaatacacttaccttcaatcctgcagggcagtccaatctatccgggggtgtcctgcatcgggtcccacgtcgtcccatcATCTGTCCTGGAGCTAGCGCTCCTGCCAGCACTCCGGACGACACCATCTTCGTTTCTtcttcagggtaaaaaaaattgccgatctcactgcgtatgcggGGGTtcatcaagtttttttctttgcgtgaaaaggcaaaaggagcacccaagagcctcccgggatgcgtaacataggtatcccgggaggctttgggctcccattcattctcgatcgcctagggtgtggcacttataaataaaaaaacaaaaaaaacaaacatttttactctacataaaagggttgtctacccttctatgtaaagtgaaatttctgagtttaggtacgctttaatgaccaagacaaactctgcagcagtttttttttgcatatcaaagcacagcttgctccagaagataattaatgtctaggctcgattaagttttttttgctttgtttgtgattaactaacagtaaggattttatacagtaactgacaccacactgcttaataatatgttgagacaaacatctgtccttgcatttaataaaataatgtacctgttccaacttgcatacaaattcaatttaagaacaaacctacagtccttatttCATATATAACCCATGACTACCTGTATATGCCATTACCATTTGAAGAACTAAACAGGCCTGAAAAATACTTACATGTGAAGAATCGCCacctcattttttaatttagtagtAATGTCAAAGGACTTTGGAGCTAACATGAAggtacacaaacattttttttttatgaagagtGTATGTTCATATGTTGTGAAGGCAATTCCCTCTTCCAAAACAATACCtgtatttttaagattttaatgaaagctacaaTTGCTCTTTACATGTAAGATCTATAGTTTACAGACAAATGGCAAGGTTATCAGccaaaaaattaacacatttcacagattATGACCAATTATATggtcatagaaataaaaaaataattgaaaaaaaaacagcttaccCTTGTAATAGCACCAGAGATTATCAGAGGTGGCCTGGCTTGActaaaaatgtgagaaaagaaaaaaagtgtttacactGTAAAATCTAACAGTTTATACAACTGCACTTGCCGAAATATTTTGATAGAAGAAACTGCCTCTCACATTAAGTAGagtgctaaaataaaattttcaaatgttaCTTTAGAGATACACTGCTAACTCGATAAAGTTTGTGCTGTAAACTAAGGTACATATGAAACAACTGCCCATATACTGGGACacacagaagaaaaatgaaacatcTGAGAAAAGAGTGTGGGCAAGTAGAACAttggggagaaaaagaaaaacagtgagGGGGGCTGTATGTGCCATGATAGTGTTTGTTTTTAGCAAAATGTTGACAGTAAATAGGATAGGAGAGCTTGGGAAGGGCAGAAAAATCTAACATGAAGATTCTTACTGCATGTAAAGTTAAAAAGATGTCTCTTGAGTTTATACAATACAAGATTTAGGAAGGCCACTGTGGATTGAAGAGGTCATTTCATTGTTGCGATAAGTACTAAAAAGTGGAATATATGCAGGCCAAGGGGTATGCAGGAAAGACAATGAGTGTGTTTGGGGGGGCTACGTGAACCAAAGGCAaagtcacacaaaaaaaaaaaaaaaaatagggaactTCACTTTAAAACGCATCTCTGTCTATTTTCATTAAACAGTTTGGATTTATCTAAAGCCAACATTAGAACTAACTTGGGACTGAAGCATCATGTGACCAGAGTTTTAGGTGAGTTAAATGGAAATTTTATATGCCTGCAAATAGTTGAAAGGGAGTGGGAAGGAACTTTAAAACAAGCATTTACACCAATCTCACGCTTGTGTTGTGAAATCATTTACCCTACTATTACTTATTATATTAAAGATCAAAACAAGGATTTTGAAATTTGATTTAGGTCTGCTACTGAAACCGTACAACTTTTTCAAACCAGaggtttttaaaagatttttaagcAGTTTTATTGCTCAAAAATGTTGGACCGAATAGGTCCATTCACAATCCTTCATTTGACAGGCGGCAGGAGGAGGCAGCATTCCATGCGTTTTTTTCTGAACACTCCATGGATGGATTGCCACCTCTGCAGACTTGAAAGGGAAGggtttaaaaatacctaaaaaggcTTGTACAGGCATCTGCAATTGCCTGCACAGGCCTTTTTTTTTATGCccagttctttttaatttttttttttttaactaggatTGAAAGAGAATCTGCTCTCATAGCACAATGTGTGTGAAAATaggcaaaataataatacaatataatttggGAAgtctggaatttaaaaaaaatattttttaaaaagacactttttaaccaaaaaagaaaaatgtatcattaaaCCAAATCTGCAACCTACATAATGAACCATTTTTGTGGCCGGCAAATCTAAAAACTTACAATATAaacacaatgggctctatttataaattattcccgtcAATTTGTCTGAATTTCAGACGCATTgacagggaaataatttatagagcccaaaaacataatgtaagctgtgtgtgtaaaagctgcatgtcattCTGTAGTCTTACAATACACTGTGTACAAACCTTACTATCTCCCAGTaacccagctttaaagaatttcaagatatggtgGCCACAATTTTAATAccttataaaatgtaaacattggggttgcagtttcaaaagaaaatgcagctagaagtcctaaattgaaaatgcaaattggggacccttgGGCACACCTACAAAGCAAGGAGCATtaggatggggcccctaaatttatacttacctgtcacaaatctattactatcatactatgctaccctatCTACTTTTTccccttgaaccccaatttcatgAGAGGCAGGGtgcacaaaactaaaaatgtagatGAAAGTAGGAGAAACctttggctaactccccctaaaatttcattattatagcatcattagaacataaactatTATGCATTACTGTTATGCATAGTACTACCcatttctaacacttgaaccccaatttctctagaataaGGATGTGTAAAAAACCGAAAATGTAGGTACAAGTAGATAACATatgtggctaacatcccctaaaacttcatcactatggcgtcattaggacaaaaaaaaaaaaaactctgaccaCTAAAACAAAATTGGGATTCGggtatttaaaagatttaaacaCGTGAAATGGGGAAGTGCGGTTTTAATaggggcagagttttttatgttgtaatgatgcaaTGGTGATGAAAgcttggggggtgttagccacaagtgaaCTCCACTTGCTcctttttgtttacctgtacctcTCCATTCTGGATAAAGTGGGGTTCAAGGTAGAGAAGCAGACAGATaagtgtaacagagcaggcaacGCATTTTAAGAGGTagagattttttatgttcttataATGCCATACTAAGAACATTTTACAGGAGGCtttaagtgtcccccacttgcacctacattttcagttaccttcacctccccattccagagaagtTGTTgttcaaagaagaaaagcagagaagcatagtatgacaggtatagttttgtAAAAGATAGGTAataatttaggggccccacctcAATGCTTATTGTTATGTAGGGGCCCCTGGGGTTCCCCAATTTGCATTTGCAAATTTGGACTCCTAGATGCACTTTTCTATGAAACAGCaatttttacacacacagctatctcACTGCACTGCCATTCACATGCACACTcaggtggataaatttcacatgcagtttttttttgcccatagaaaATCtaaaagcatcaccacatttttaacattcataTAACTGCAAAATacgttttttttcctttttttaca
This window harbors:
- the DAP gene encoding death-associated protein 1, with protein sequence MSSPPKEKPDTKAGHPPAVKAGGMRIVQKHPHATQAEAKEDKDEESEQWESGTVQARPPLIISGAITRGDKDFPPAAAQVAHQKPHPSVEKIPPAQHFNQHIHQPRK